The Loxodonta africana isolate mLoxAfr1 chromosome 1, mLoxAfr1.hap2, whole genome shotgun sequence genomic sequence ggcttcctccctctctctccagcTGCTGTACCATAGGCTCTCCCTTTAATCGACAGCTCTCATTTGTTATTTCTCCACCTatttcatgcattttttttttttttttttaatatcactaaaaacatgaaaacaaaacTAAGCAAAAAATACCCTGGTGAGAAACTGGTCACTCATACATTATTGATGTGAATGTGAAATGCTACAGCCACTcgggaaacagtttggcagtttctgaaAAAACTCATCATGCAACTagcatacgacccagcaattgtATTCCTGGGCATTTAGTCCAGAGAAATGAAGGCTTACGTTCACACACAAACCTGTCAACAAATGTTCGTAGTATTTGTAACATACATGTATTTGTCACAGCCCATAAATGGAAGCAACAGTGTTTGAGTTCACTTAAACTCTCAGTAGTCAATTGTGATGGAGATGTTAACAGGTGGATGTGTGGAGGGATTCATAGACTATGTAGGGTTTGCTGTGGTGGGAGCCAGGCCACAGCTGCCCACCAAGTCCCCGTCGTGCTTTGATGTCGGCCTCTAGTGGCAGCATCGGGAACTCCAGTCCATCAGCCACAACCTTGGCTACTGGAGGAGGCACTGAGGGAAGAAAAGTGCTGAAGGGGGATCAGAGGTTCCACTATTTCACGCAGGGGGTTCAAGGCCTGGCTTTGCACCCCACACCGGTGTTGCGGGCCAGCGTCACATGTTCTGCACTGGACTACCCTCTGAGGTCTGATGGTGAAGGGGCTTGGGAGAGGGAAAAATGAAGAGTTCATAAGATACTTGTACTTTCAACTCCAGCAATCAATGCCAGTCTTCCAGGGCAGGTGTCCAATTTACAATCTCACCTGCACCGTAACAGCATTCCAGTGGCTCTCCTCTCCATCCTCAGCACTGAGgtaggcagcctcagagcccagccCTTCTACGAAATACCTGCTCTCGCTTATCCTCCTACTTTGAGCGGAATAAGCTGcacattcttctgaaattgtcctcgATAAGATAATTATGGAATGGGCCACAGATGGCATCAACCTccctctgggtggagacttaacatcctaatgaaagaaaatcaacctCTTCCTCTATCCTGGGGGTTGGAATCCTTATCTAAAGAAAACGCATAGTCAGCCCCAAGCTCTGAGCACCTGCATGAAGGTCactcctgaatattcatgattaaTTTActtttccttgtctgctctctgtaaaagcccacctccccaagctgcctgtgagcagtcttggaggcaacagCCCTGATTGCTCCCTTCCTTGTATGATGAAATAAAGGCATCTTTCTGATCTCCTACCTCAGCcttttgtttattggctgtaacaagtcacaccacgcaaaacctggggttttcacctgGCAACAGTATTGTCATTCGTTGTGACGTTTTTTTCATCCTGGTGGTGTGAAAGACCATCCTATCATGGCTTTAAGTGCCCCTTTTCAATCCGTTTTGCTCCTATTCTTCCCCATCTCACAAGGCAGCATGGCCATCCCCACCTCGAGCCAGAAACctagggagaaaaataaaacagaaacaaaaaacagctgccatccagtcgactccaactcatggcaacgtcatgtgtctcagagtagacctgtgctctgtagaattttcaatggctgattttttttcgaagtacatcaccaagcctttcctctAAAGGCACTTCTGAGTGAATGCAAACCTCCTGTcatttcattagcagccaagcatgttaacagtCTGCACCGTGTAGGGACTCCTTCACTTCCAAATATCTCCTTTAATCTCTATATCCACTGCCACCTCCCTGTTCCAACCAATATTGTCTCTCCCAAAGCTTCCTAAGGtttccttccattccttcttACCCTCATCCCCACTGTCCACACACAGACACCGTGAACTTTCTGAAACATAAATCAAATTCTGGCCTCCCTCATTTAAGAGCAGGCTCCTCCGTACCGCCCCACTTCCTCTATTTACAAGACCTCAGTCACAAGGGCCACCATGCTTCTCATCTTTGACCAGACCAAGCTCTTTTGAACATACTGTAAGGTGTTCTCATCTCAGAACAAATAAAGGGCTCCCTCATTCTCATCCTTCCAATCTCAGCTCAAAAGTTCTACCTCCACAGAGACGCCTGGTCCCCCAACCTTAACCCACCCTAACCAGTTACTTGATCATATCaagatgttgtttttgtttgtttgttttgttttcacagtATATCTGTAAGAAAATTAGAgatttggttatttatttatctcTTGTTTGTTTCCTCCACTGGAATACAAATTACATCAAGGCAGAGATTGTTTTTATCTTGATCACAGCTAAATCCTTAGCACCTGAGCACAGTGCCAGTCCAGGcacttaaatatttttgaatgaatattTCAAACTGTTTCTTcttaagaaaaatacaaaaggGTAAATGTTTCTACCATATTATAAAAATGGATGAGGATGTACAAGAGTTGTATAATAGAAACTCACTCACTTCAGACAAGGATGTGGTTTTTACATGAAGGTAGGGGAACGCTTTTCCTAACATACACGcattcacatggggtcacttgtTTTAAGAATGGGATGCATATACCAAaagtaagaagaaaaaagaagatggTACAAATGAAACATACAGACATGAAGGGAAAGAAATAATGTTATACCAAAGGATGTTTATAAATCCAGACCATAATTGAAATATGTTACAAAAACGGAAGTTGTAAGTAATGTTATTCTTATACCTTTCACAcaaataaaacttttagaagagcTCAGAGAATGCTAGAGAGTTTCTGCTGGCAGGCAGGAATTTTACCTTTTGAACAAGAAAATAAATCTCAGGAAACCGAAAATGTGTACTTTTTAAAAGCTATTTCATattaattattttacaaattttgagtcatatttttatattttaaatatatcaaaTCAATTCACTTCTTTCCCTGTTTAAAAAGATGATACATTCACAGAACCACTGCACTTAGAATAAAAAGTAACTAGAGGAATTTTTTAGAGGAAGCAGGAGGCCAAAGTAGAGTCAATAACAATATCTTCAAGGACAAGTTTGGCCTCTTAACAACACAGACTTTTgctggttttcaatggctcttcTTATACTTAAAGTTTCAAATATGGCTCATTCAGCAGGCCAGCTTTTCAAGACAATAGTAAGTGCAGCCCAAAGTACAGCTGGTGTTGACACTTCCATGATACTGGTGTAGGATCCATGGAGTTTGtgcaaaagattaagaaaatctAACTGTGACACTCAACGTCAGAAAGGTCCAACTACTAAGCCTGTATCAATCCAGCAATCATAAGGTTAGATTTCATTAGGCAAGAGAGCAGTTCGTTCCTCCTCTGTGCCAAGAATGTCTTGAGATATAGGTCTACattgagggaaagaagagaagaatcTTAATATTTCTCATCTTAAAAAACACCCAATACCTACATCTCCAcccaaatatttctttaaaagtgtCTGCCAAGTGGTAAGGCTCAGAGTGCCGAGAAATCCACTGACTGGAGGAATGGATGCAAAATAGCCTGTTTTCCCTACTctcactgaaaaaccaaaccaagcccattgccttcgagtcaattccaacttataacaaccttacaggacagagcagaactgcccatagggtttccaaggccctaaatttttacagaagctgactgccacatctttctcccacagagcagctggtgggttcgaactgctgacctttcggttagcagtcaagcacttaaccactgcaccactggggtttcTTCTACTCCCATagtaacaggaagaaaaaaaaactgaagagttGACCATACCTTCTTTTCCTTGAGTGTTCCAGTAGATAATATAAGCCCATTGCTAATCCCTTTAACACAATTAAAGGTGCTGGTTAATGTAAATTCTGTAAGTTAAGTTTCTATACAAATATAAGGAAAATTAAAAGACTGGTTACTCACACTTGTCAGAGGCAACAGACCTTGTATAGCTGCTGCCCATTCAAAGCCAATTTTTTCATACAGAAATCCACCCAGTGTAGGTCCTAAAAAAGCACTAACAAAGAAAAGAAGAGTGTTAaatagcacacacacaaaaaaattacttCTTAAAAATTGTATAATCCCGCAATTATAAGTCTTCATTCAATTGAAACCATAAGTACTAAAGAAAAAATCCAATTTCTAAGCATAGCTTgggtaaaagaaaaaagattctaCCTGTTAATAATacagtttaaaattttaaaacaactcTAAAATTATAACTGCGTCTGAAAAAATGGTACCTtatgtggcaaagtggttaaggatttggctgctaaccaaaaggtcagcagtttgaatacactagctgctccctggaaaccctatggggcagttctactctgtcctatagggtcgctatgagtcaaaatcgactcaacggcaacaagtttggtttgggggttttacataaaaataaaagataacatGCATTCAAAGCAATCTTTATATTATTCTCTTCACTCTTCTCCATATGAGATACAGTTTCTTGTATTCagcatttatatttaaaataacttAATTCAGTGCACGTTTATTAAAGATATACTACATTGCCAAtgtgaagtctctgggtggtaaaaaaaaaaggttaaatgttagactactagccaaaaggttggcagttcaaacacacccagaggcacctcagaagacaggcctgtttccaaaaggtcacagcctcaaaaactctatggggtacagttctactctgcatgcataaggtcaccatgatgtggaatcgacctgacggtgACTCACAACAACAAGAACGATATTGCCAGCATACAGTTAACCTTCtagtgcagtaaaaaaaaaaagtgcagtagagggtgaaaaataaataaatgaatgaataaatgaataaaaattatgAGACATGCTCCTGCTGAAAGATCTTAACAATATCACTTAATTGAGATAATATATATGAGACAATTTTGATTACATGTGAAAACTGCTGTCCGATAACTGATTTTGGGGTCAGAGGGTATGGATTAGAACTCCAGCTCTGCTCCCACTGAGCAATTTGGGCAATTCATCTGACCTCTCAACActttagttttttcatctgtaaaatgaggatagcaTTTTCCATCTTGCAGGTTTGAATGAAATTCAAGACTACTCACCCAACTGACCATGTTGCACCAAAAAGACCTGACACAAGTCCCAAAGTACTCAATCCTTCCTCAAATCCATTTTCACTGTAAAAAAAAGAGCATATCTGTTATTAAAAGGGATATGTGTGAAAGAAAAGAATGTTGTATGACAAATAAATGAAGACAAACCAAGGATAATTTGGACAAAGACAACAGCAGAAACACTTCACTTCTAAGATAAAAACTTCATCTAAATTCAAGGACTTTTCATATTATGTTTACATCAtgattttctaaaaataatttgATTGCATGTGTAAGACATAGATATATATGTAGGTACAGGTttaggttggagccctggtggtgcattggttaagagccccactgctaaccaaaagtctggcactttgaattcaccaggctattccttggaaaccctatgagggagttctactctgtcctttagggttgctgagtcggaatcaaattgatggcaatgggtaggtaTAGGTTTGGGTACagagatgcacacacacattATGTTAAGAATCATGACCCTTTTCCATTAAAGGCTCATATAAATACATAATTAACTAAGAAATCCTTAAAGTAAGATATACATATAAAGAGGAATAAAGGGCAACTTTTAGAAAACACAGAGGCAGTGCCTTATTCCTGTGAGATTTATCGGACACTGTCCAGCCACAGACACTCTACCTCCTCAAGCTTGCTTTGTTCATGCTCTTCATCAGGATGGCTTATTGAACAAAAGGCTGATGGCCAAGTGCCAGATACCTGGTGACTCTCTGTGACTTTATGGATCTCCTCCATGAGAAGAACAATGCTGAAGCCTTTCAACTTCGTTTGACTtttgaaaattatatatacacCAAGGCATAAGCCAAGCCTCTAGTCACAGTCCACTTTacttattactgtattattattactatatattatttatattattgtatataaaaaacccaaacccaaaccagttgctgtcaatttcaactcacagcaaccctacaggacagagtagaactgccccacagagtttccaaggagtgcctggtggatttgaactgccggccttttggttagcaactgtagctcttaactatatTGTATATATATTCATAGTACTTAAATCACAATATCCCGTGATATAAATCCTGAAGATTTAATATGGAGGAGGAAAAATATATGAAGTCTTCCCTACAAGACTGGGAAATTCAAGAAAGCCTGTGATGCTCTCTGTTATCCACAAGACAGCTCTTCAAGCAACAGAAATAACTTACTATGCACAACTGAGAATCTCCGGGAAAGTTGGAATTATACTCATCCCAGCAGAGACGCCATTTACAACCAATACCAGCACCAGCAGCCAGAGCTGACTGCATACGaattgtggaggaaaaaaaaaaaaaaaagattagcattTTAAGAGACATAAAAGCTGCATGCTAAATAGGGCAGGATCCTCGACAAGTTAGTTTCACTGAATCCATAACTAGCCTCTCCCTGACAGAACACCTGGgcgttgcaaatggttaacatgctctgctgctagccaaaaggttggaggttcaagtccacccagaggttcctcagaacaaaggcctgatgatctacttcagaaacaccagccattgaaaaccctatggaacacatttctactctgacacatgtggggtcaccatgagttggagtcaattcaacggcaactggtacAGGTTCTCTTCCTGATATGTTAACATATGTGCAGCACTGATGTGATGTATCTGTTAACAAAATTCAGGAGTATGtgttttttgtaattaaaaaagacTTTTTATAGTCCTCATTCCCATCTAACTTTATTCAGTTATAGTACCTTTTAGCTCCTTATATTTTGGGAAGAAAATCATACCGTGCCTTCTCACCATACAAAATCCTTCCAAATTGGTTAAAATGCCAATCCCAATGCTGTTCCTTCCATTGGCTTGGCTTTGATAGCCAACTGATTGACAAATGGATTAAAATTTGAGATGAAGGGAAGGGGTAAAGAAGTCACTTTACATAAATTCAATCCTTACAACAACTCTGGGATGCAAGTATTATTATCAACTCCTTTTTGtagataaagaatttttttttttacagaaaatgGGGGCTCTTGGAAGTTACATGATTCGTTCAATGGCTAGTGAATTCTGAGTGACTCTTGAGGTCTCTGCTCTTCCCATGATACCATGCTTTGTCCCAGAGACACCTGAAAAAATCTAAGGAGCTTATCTTATTTtagtaaataaattatattaaacaaGCTTTAACAAACATCTGCTGCATGCTAGGGatgataccaaaacaaaaaaaattttttggtttcTGCCTCAAGGAGTGAGGAGGAagaatagagggaaaaaaaatctctgtgtgtgtatgtgtgtgtgtgtactatgCTGTTTAAAAAACATGCAAACATGAAATTGAAACAGAAAAAGCATTTTTCTCATTTGATACAGATTTTATGCATTACTGTTTGCCTGCACCACTGCTAGCTTCTAGTAAGGGAAAATACTGTCAGTCTCACAAACAATTCAAGATAGTCCTAAATGAAGGTAATTATTTAGCATTAAGGCTCAAAATACTAAGCCAGGCCATCATTAGACCAAACATTTCTGAAATAATTCTTAATGCTCTTTGTCCAAaaacagagaggaagaaaagaaattacCTCTTAATGTGCAGGACTGGGACAGGACCTAAGAGCATGTAGCACCCCGCTGTGATTAAGCTTCCAAAAACCAGAAGCCATTTCCTTAGATGCTGGTAAAGAGAAACATGAATCCAGAGAAAATTTTAGAGGTAAAAATTCTCCATtgcaaaagaatataaaaaagcaTTAAAGAACATAAGCTGTGCTATTTAAAAACTCAAATatattgaagaaaataaaatttacatttgggagaaaataaaaaaaaataagtagatgGTAAACGCAAAAGCAGTGACAGTGCAGTGTGGTACGAACTACTCTACAGAGATGCAGGTgagcaaagaagaaagatttcTTGGAACGGAGGAGTATTTATTTATTGCAGATTTTGCACATGACCAACTATTCCAAATTTAAATACCAAATTCCACATTGACAAGCCTACCCACCAAGTACTAAACAAGTCACAGTATTAATAAAATCATTTCTTAAAAACTAATTGAATGCAGGTTAAAAATTGCAGGGTTATAATAACCGCTCAATTATAAAAGACCATGTCTGAAAACCAAGTTCTAAACACTGTCAAGGCATTTACTTTTCATCACCTGGAATTAGTAAATCTCCATGAAATCCAGGTACTGTGAAATTTACatgaaaatcaaatgaaaaataagcaataaagccataaaagtttgAGACTTTGCTAACAGTACTAGTTCTGGATACCAGTTTTCTAGACCTAATGGTTATAACCACCCTATATTCTATATCTATAGCCATCCTGACAGAAaatcccttccctttcctttaactGGGTCTAAACCATTAGGTTTAGATGACTAGTATATAGAACTAGTACTGTTTTCAAAGTCTcaaacttttatggctttattgtttatttttcatttgattttcatataaatttaatAGTACCTGAATTTCATGGAGATTTACTAATAGGGTGGCTATGGGATAaccaggagcccaggtggtgaagtagttaagagctgggctgctaatcaaaaggtcggcagttggaatccaccagccctcccctggaaaccctaaggggcagttctactccgtcctacagggttactatgagtcagaatcgacttaatggtaatggtaatgggttttatgAGATAACCAATATACATTTACATGACCAATCCTTGGACTTCCACAGAAAGCCTAAGTTACCTCCTCCTAAATTATCTCTCATTTTGATCAATCTCCCTAACTACATCTGGGCCTCTGCCCTCATTTCAAAATTTATGCCATTTCTCCCCCAGTAAAATCTACATTAAGGGTACATTTTCCTTTAGAAAAGTGTAATCCAATAATTTTCCAGCACTGTTAGCATAAGACTTCTCTTTCCCCAAATGAAGGAGTCAACAGTGAATCTGCTGGGAGTAATGCAGGTCGGAAGGCATCAGGATCTGTCACTCAAATAACATGTCAACTCTAATCAATGGACTCATCGAGTTTTGGAGGTATAGTTGGAAAACCACTGGTCTAAAGAtataaaagcaatttttaaatataaattaagtGTACGCACTGGCATTTTATCACTTAGTAGACCAAACAGTGGTGAAGAAATAGCATAGCATAGTGCCAAACCTAGGAACACCAGTCCCACATATCCAGCTGGCAAattaaactgtgaaaaaaaaaaaaaaatctgaatgaaATTATACGGtcatttttaaaacattcatctttttcttttttttttttacattgttcttttttttattgctataaaaACATAGATAACACATTGGCCATTTTacatttttcacgtgtacaattcagtgagatcaATTATATTgtgcaaacccattgccaaattttccatcaccatgtAAACATCTTTTCCTTCTACCATTTCTCCGGTCCTTCTTATTTACCATGAATCTACTAATAACAATCACCATTATTCCTATCTTTTGTCTTGCTTTTGTAAAtggtttactttttatttatgtaaaaaaaatcacccaacaaactaATCAGAGGTCAGAAGGCCTAGTTTTTTTGCTTTGTACAGTTTTTTCATTAAACATATAATTTTGTATCTCTAAATCACAGCACCTTCCTGTGTAAACCAATGTTTTTcatcttttgttgttgtgtgtcctcaagttgattctgactcagagagaccctacaggacacagcagagctgccccgcaggatttcctatgctgtaatctttacaggagcagatcaccagggtctTTTCCCCTGCAGAGACCCCAGGCTgtgttccaaccactgacctttctggttagcagccaatcatttaaccaatgcaccaccaaaGTTCCTTTTCAACCTTtagtatacatataaaaccatCTGAAGAGCTCCTTAAAAGAGGTTCTTAGATCCCAACCCTGGAGTTTTGGATTCAGAAGGTATAGGACAGGGCCCaagaatttgcttttctaacaagCTCCAGGGTAGTGCTCACTTCCCTCTGTCAACACTTTGAGTGTCACTGTTGTAAAACACTGATGATACTATCTATCTATCTGAGTGGGATATTAATATCTTATTAAGAAATTAGATGACATAAACTTTAAAGGGCTTTTAAAACTACCACATAATTTTGATCCTGTCACTATTATCAACATGATATAAACACCTCTTGGTAATctgagttgttttcttttttccttaattaCACTCATGGTGTTGTTGCCCTCAACTCAGGTCCAACcgatggcgatcccatgtgtgcagaggagaaccgcacccacagggttttcaaggctgtgatttttgagAAGCAGATGagcagtcctttcttccgaggcacctctgggtgggtttgaactaccaacctttttgcctagtagtcgagcacttaaccatttgtgccacccaggaaatcCAAATTATACCTGTACAATTTATGAGTCTTTATATAAATTAATGTCttgtttatgttgaagtgtaatccacaacaaaggctacagtctttgatctgcatcagtaagtgcttcaagtcctcttcactttgagcaagcaaggttgtgtcatctgcgtatcgcgGGTCATTAagtagtcttcctccagtcctgatgccacactcttcttcatacagtccagtttctcagattattcgctcagcccgaagactgaataagtatggtgaaaggatacgtccctgaagcacaccttttctgattttaaaccatgtggtattcccttgctctgttcgaacaattgcttcctgatctatgtacaggtccctcaggagcacaattaagtgtactgggattcccattcttcacaatgttatccataattgttatgatccacacagtcaaatgcttttatgtagtcaataaaactcaagtaaacatctttctggtatcctctgcttttagccaagatccatctggcatcagcaatgatatccttatttccatgtcctcttctgagtccagttttaatttctggcagttccctgtcaatgtactgctgtaaccatttttgaactgtcttcagcaaaatcttacttatgtgtgatattaaatgatattgtccaataatttccacatttagttggatcacctttcttgggaataggcacaaatatggatctcttccagttgattggccagctagctgtcttccaaacttcttggcataagCAAGTGAGcgtttccagtgttgcatccatttgtcaaaacatctctattggtattccatcaatttctggagcctaatttttttgccaatgccttcagcgcagcttggaattcttcagcAGCATTCGTTCTTGATTAtacgctgcctcctgaaatggttgaatattgacttctttttgaacttgtcaagggttttattttacttggatctacaatcaaagcccatggaaacggaagtcaagaaatcaacagacatACTGCATtacgcaaatctgctgcaaaagacctctttaaagttttaaaaaccaaagataccAGTCCGAGGACTAAGGTACAACTGACcaaagccacagtattttcagtcacttcatatgcatgagaaagctggacaatgaaaaaggaagaccaaagaagaattgatgcatttgaattatagtgttggcaaagaatattgaatataccatagactgccaaaagaacaaacaaatctatcttggaagaagtacagccagaatggtccttagaagagaggatagtAAGGCTTCATTTCATgttctttagacatgttatcgtggaggaccagtccctagagaaggacaccttgcttggtaaagtacatggtcagtgaagaagaagaccctcaatgagatgaaccgacacagtggctgcaataatgggctcaaccctagcaaggattgtggggatggcacaggacctggcagtgcttctttctgttttacatagggtttctatgagtcggaaccaacgtgacagcacctaacaacaaaaacaattaataGTTTTATGACAATTATTAACTCATGATAACAAAATTAGTCCTTTAAAAATAGTAGCAAGATATGAAAGTCAGAAACGTCCTCGTCTGATTTCGCAATTTGAGAGAGACAGGGCAGAACCATCCTAAGAGGTTGGACAACCAATGATTGTATAGCAAACTGCCATTTAAAACAACTGATAAGACCAACATATGGATTAGATTTGTTGAAAAGGGGCAACAGGATAAAATAATTTGGTATAAAAACAGTGAACAGGataaatttttaaagattttatatatatatatatatatatatatatatatatatgagcaaCCTGAGTTTGCTAAAGATTGGTaacggatttttttttcattgtttaggCATAACTTCTTAAAAGCACAAATTGAAACTCGTAAAGAGATACCCTGCTGACGATGTGAATGGAATGTAGCATCataaacacaaaatatttttcttatatgTTATCTCCTGGATGCTCACAGGTTAAGCATGATATTATATTATTCTCTaaatttgaagccaggcattaaAATTATAATTCCCAAGCTTTTTG encodes the following:
- the SLC18B1 gene encoding MFS-type transporter SLC18B1 isoform X5, with protein sequence MIFGCYALFNLLASLAFGKYLVHIGAKFMFVAGMFVSGGVTVLFGVLDKVPEGPIFIALCFLVRVADAISFAAAITASFSILVKAFPNNVATVLGSLEIFSGLGLVLGPPLGGFLYQSFGYEVPFIFLGCVVLLMVPLNMYILPNYEADPGEHSFWKLITLPKVALIAFVINSLSAGLGFLDPTLSLFVLEKFNLPAGYVGLVFLGLALCYAISSPLFGLLSDKMPHLRKWLLVFGSLITAGCYMLLGPVPVLHIKSQLWLLVLVLVVNGVSAGMSIIPTFPEILSCAYENGFEEGLSTLGLVSGLFGATWSVGAFLGPTLGGFLYEKIGFEWAAAIQGLLPLTSGLAMGLYYLLEHSRKRRPISQDILGTEEERTALLPNEI